The Phycisphaerae bacterium genome contains the following window.
ATGAAAGCCTTCGCCGCCAGGCTGCCGGACGTGCCCCAGGTCGCCGCGTTCGAGACCGCTTTCCACACAACCATCCCCGCATCACGGACCACCTACGGCATTCCGTGGCCCTGGACCCAGGCCGGCGTGCGACGCTACGGCTACCACGGCGCAAGCCACAAGTACATCGCCGTCCGTACCGCCGAACTCCTCAAACGCGATGACCTGCGGATCATCTCCTGCCACATCGGCGGAAGCAGCTCGGTCTGTGCCATCGACCACGGCTCCAGCGTGGCCAACAGCTTCGGCACAACCCCTCAGTCCGGGCTCCCGCATAACAACCGCGTCGGCGACTTCGATCCGTACGCCCTGCCTAAAGTCCTGCCCAGATTCGGACTGACCTTCGACCAGGCCCTCGGCGAAATGGCCAGGAACGGCGGCCTCCTCGGAATCAGCGGAGTCAGCAACGATCTGCGCGACATCGACAAGGCCGCCGCCGAAGGCAATCCCCGCGCCGCCCTCGCCACCCAGGTGCTCGTCGAGGCGGTTCGGCACTACATCGGAGCGTACCTCGCAGTACTCAACGGGGCAGATGTGCTGGTCTTCACCGGCGGCATCGGCGAGAACGGCTCCACGTTCCGGTCCATGGTCTGCAACCGAATGGACTACGCCGGCATCAAGCTGGACAACGAACGAAACAAGGCCCAAGGCCAGGAAACGACAGTCTCCACCGATGATTCGCGGGTGCGCATCATGACCATCCCAACCAACGAGGAACTGATCGTCGCCCGGCAGACGTGCGAGGTGTTGAGCAAACAGTAGAACATAAGATGCGAGCCCAGGGCGGCAACACCAGCCGTGGGGCATCAACAGGGTGATACCAATAGCGTGGCACCGGCGTCTCGCCGGCGGCCGGAAATGAACACCGGCCAGACACCGGTACCCATGGAAACGACTTGTACACAGGAGCAACAACAATGGCCCAGGAAGCATTGGGATTGATCGAAACGCGAGGCATGGTCGCACTGGTCGAGGCGACGGACGCAGCCCTCAAGGCCGCCAACGTGGCCTACAAGGGCTGGAAGCAGGTCGGTTCCGGCCTGGTGACCG
Protein-coding sequences here:
- a CDS encoding acetate/propionate family kinase; the protein is MFVLVANIGSTSFKFRLFDMTGERELARGGVERIGSDNASVKVGPQSWTGRVADHGEAIDRCLKMLPDPDVRPDAIGFKAVLGGPISGAVRVDPMVIQTMADFADIAPAHNPPYVAAMKAFAARLPDVPQVAAFETAFHTTIPASRTTYGIPWPWTQAGVRRYGYHGASHKYIAVRTAELLKRDDLRIISCHIGGSSSVCAIDHGSSVANSFGTTPQSGLPHNNRVGDFDPYALPKVLPRFGLTFDQALGEMARNGGLLGISGVSNDLRDIDKAAAEGNPRAALATQVLVEAVRHYIGAYLAVLNGADVLVFTGGIGENGSTFRSMVCNRMDYAGIKLDNERNKAQGQETTVSTDDSRVRIMTIPTNEELIVARQTCEVLSKQ